The Saccharopolyspora gloriosae genome window below encodes:
- a CDS encoding tripartite tricarboxylate transporter TctB family protein: MNTNGVSRRQWLREHSELGICVLLAALGVVVLVDAATIATDFTQRGPVGPKTVPLIVGALLLVVSALLVRDVLRGGRGQAEAGEDVDLDAPSDWRTVLLLTGAFLANAVLINVIGFPLSGMILFWGSAYALGSRNPVRDPLISAVLSVGTYVVFNHLLGVPLPGGPLMGVL; this comes from the coding sequence ATGAACACCAACGGAGTTTCCCGGCGGCAGTGGTTGCGGGAGCATTCCGAACTCGGCATCTGCGTGCTGCTGGCCGCGCTCGGAGTGGTCGTCCTCGTCGACGCCGCCACCATCGCCACCGATTTCACCCAGCGCGGGCCGGTCGGCCCGAAGACGGTGCCGCTGATCGTCGGCGCGCTGCTGCTGGTCGTGTCCGCGCTGCTGGTCCGCGACGTGCTGCGCGGCGGTCGCGGCCAGGCCGAAGCGGGCGAGGACGTCGACCTGGACGCGCCCAGCGACTGGCGCACCGTGCTGCTGCTGACCGGGGCGTTCCTCGCGAACGCCGTGCTGATCAACGTCATCGGCTTCCCGCTGTCCGGGATGATCTTGTTCTGGGGCTCGGCCTACGCGCTGGGCAGCCGCAACCCCGTGCGCGATCCGCTGATCTCCGCGGTCCTGTCCGTCGGCACGTATGTCGTGTTCAACCACTTGCTCGGTGTGCCCCTGCCCGGCGGACCGCTGATGGGGGTGTTGTGA
- a CDS encoding tripartite tricarboxylate transporter substrate binding protein: protein MRLRSALSVVASLLLVLLVPPLVSTGSGGETEQQIRGLRMLVPNSPGGGYDITARTAVKAMEDAKLNGNVEVFNLPGAGGTVGLGRVVSERGNGKLAMSMGLGVVGSVYTNHSPVSLQDTTPVAKLVEEPNVVVVAKDSPYRNFDQLVADWKRDPGQTPVGGGSSPGGPDHLAPMLMAKAIGLSPKQVNYVPFDGGGELLASVLGGKVDFGVSGIGEYRDQIEAGELRVLAVTGPERLPNVDAPTLTEAGVDVRFTNWRGIVAPPGMSEADRAKLVDLFTRLNSSPEWQEAMVRNGWTPAFQPGPAFGEFLQQESDRVVSVLGELGLA from the coding sequence GTGCGCCTACGCAGCGCGCTGTCCGTGGTCGCGTCCCTGCTGCTCGTGCTGCTGGTGCCGCCCTTGGTGAGCACCGGCTCCGGCGGCGAGACCGAACAGCAGATCCGCGGATTGCGGATGCTCGTGCCGAATTCGCCCGGCGGCGGCTACGACATCACCGCCCGCACCGCCGTGAAGGCGATGGAGGACGCGAAGCTCAACGGCAACGTCGAGGTGTTCAACCTGCCCGGGGCGGGCGGCACCGTCGGGCTGGGCCGGGTCGTCAGCGAGCGCGGCAACGGCAAGCTCGCCATGTCCATGGGACTCGGCGTGGTCGGCAGCGTCTACACGAACCACTCGCCGGTGTCCTTGCAGGACACCACGCCCGTCGCGAAGCTCGTCGAAGAGCCCAACGTGGTCGTCGTCGCGAAGGACTCCCCGTACCGGAACTTCGACCAGCTGGTCGCGGACTGGAAGCGCGACCCCGGTCAGACCCCGGTCGGCGGCGGTTCCTCGCCCGGCGGACCGGACCACTTGGCGCCGATGCTCATGGCCAAGGCCATCGGGCTGAGCCCCAAGCAGGTCAACTACGTGCCGTTCGACGGCGGCGGTGAACTGCTGGCGTCGGTGCTCGGCGGCAAGGTCGACTTCGGCGTTTCCGGCATCGGCGAGTACCGCGACCAGATCGAGGCGGGCGAGCTGCGGGTCCTCGCGGTCACCGGGCCGGAACGGCTGCCCAATGTGGACGCCCCGACGCTCACCGAGGCCGGTGTGGACGTGCGGTTCACCAACTGGCGCGGCATCGTCGCCCCGCCCGGCATGTCCGAGGCCGACCGGGCCAAGCTCGTCGACCTGTTCACCCGGCTGAACTCCTCCCCGGAGTGGCAGGAGGCGATGGTGCGCAACGGCTGGACCCCGGCGTTCCAGCCCGGCCCCGCGTTCGGTGAATTCCTGCAGCAGGAGAGCGACCGGGTCGTCTCGGTGCTCGGGGAGTTGGGACTGGCATGA
- a CDS encoding tripartite tricarboxylate transporter permease: MQGFATALTPMNLVWAALGVLLGTAIGVLPGIGPAMAVALLLPVTYALEPTGAFIMFAGIYFGGMFGGSTTSILLNTPGESAAVVAAMEGNPMARKGRGSQALAAAAIGHFIGALIGITLLTLLAPTVASVAVNIGAPDYLAVMVLAFIAVTSVLGSSRIRGFASLLIGLTIGLIGLDEMTGQQRLTFGLLPLADGIDVVIVAVGLFAIGESLWVAAHLRHTSGKPIPVGRPWLGKEDLRRSWKPWLRGPVIGFPFGAIPAGGAEIPTFLSYVTEKRLSRHKDEFGKGAIEGVAGPEATASASAAGTMVSMLTLGLPTTAVAAVMLAAFQQYGIQPGPLLFQRESDLVWALIASMFIGSVLLLVLNLPLAPVWAKLLQIPRPYLYAGILFFASIGAYAVGGSSLDLLVLFIVGLIGFAMRRYGLPVLPAIIAVILGPTAEQQMRRALQISDGQVIGLVNTPFSLTVYAVVLLILAWPLLARFLPRRKAVDQERERDEDRTEV; the protein is encoded by the coding sequence ATGCAGGGGTTCGCCACCGCGCTGACCCCGATGAACCTGGTGTGGGCCGCGTTAGGCGTGCTGCTGGGCACCGCCATCGGCGTGCTGCCCGGCATCGGGCCGGCGATGGCCGTGGCGCTGCTGCTGCCCGTCACCTACGCGCTGGAACCGACCGGGGCGTTCATCATGTTCGCCGGCATCTACTTCGGCGGGATGTTCGGCGGATCGACCACGTCGATCCTGCTCAACACGCCGGGGGAGAGCGCCGCCGTGGTCGCGGCCATGGAGGGCAATCCGATGGCCCGCAAGGGCCGCGGGTCGCAGGCGCTGGCCGCCGCCGCCATCGGGCACTTCATCGGCGCCCTGATCGGCATCACGCTGCTGACGCTGCTGGCGCCGACGGTCGCTTCGGTCGCGGTGAACATCGGTGCGCCCGACTACTTGGCGGTGATGGTGCTCGCGTTCATCGCGGTCACCTCGGTGCTGGGCAGTTCGCGGATTCGCGGGTTCGCCTCGCTGCTGATCGGCCTCACCATCGGGCTGATCGGACTGGACGAGATGACCGGGCAGCAGCGCCTCACCTTCGGGCTGCTGCCGCTGGCCGACGGGATCGACGTCGTCATCGTCGCCGTCGGGCTGTTCGCCATCGGCGAGTCGCTGTGGGTGGCCGCGCACCTGCGCCACACCTCCGGCAAGCCCATCCCGGTGGGGCGGCCGTGGCTCGGCAAGGAAGACCTGCGCCGCTCCTGGAAGCCGTGGCTGCGCGGCCCGGTGATCGGGTTCCCGTTCGGCGCGATCCCCGCCGGTGGCGCGGAAATCCCCACGTTCCTGTCGTACGTCACCGAGAAGCGGTTGTCGCGCCACAAGGACGAGTTCGGCAAGGGCGCCATCGAAGGCGTCGCCGGGCCGGAGGCGACGGCCAGCGCCTCGGCCGCCGGGACGATGGTCTCGATGCTGACCCTCGGGTTGCCGACCACGGCGGTCGCGGCGGTCATGCTCGCCGCGTTCCAGCAGTACGGCATCCAGCCGGGGCCGCTGCTGTTCCAGCGGGAATCGGACCTGGTGTGGGCGCTGATCGCGAGCATGTTCATCGGCTCGGTGCTGCTGCTGGTGCTGAACCTGCCGCTGGCGCCGGTGTGGGCGAAGCTGCTGCAGATCCCGCGGCCGTACCTGTACGCGGGCATCCTGTTCTTCGCCAGCATCGGTGCCTACGCGGTCGGCGGGTCCTCTTTGGACCTGCTGGTGCTGTTCATCGTGGGGCTCATCGGTTTCGCCATGCGCCGCTACGGTTTGCCGGTGCTGCCCGCGATCATCGCCGTGATCCTGGGACCCACCGCCGAGCAGCAGATGCGCCGCGCGTTGCAGATCAGTGACGGTCAGGTCATCGGTTTGGTGAACACGCCGTTCTCGCTCACCGTCTACGCCGTGGTGCTGCTGATCTTGGCGTGGCCGTTGCTGGCCAGGTTCCTGCCCCGGCGCAAGGCCGTTGATCAGGAACGCGAGCGGGACGAGGACCGGACGGAGGTCTGA
- a CDS encoding Tex-like N-terminal domain-containing protein produces the protein MTTAVHQRIAEELGVRERQVDAAVGLLDGGATVPFVARYRKEVTGALDDAQLRTLEERLRYLRELEERRSTVLESIRSQGKLDDELESRINAADSKARLEDIYLPYKPKRRTKGQIAREAGLEPLADLLLTDPGQDPQTRAAEFVDADKGIADASAALEGARSILVERFSEDADLVGELRERMWSNGRVVSRVRDGKQDEGAKFADYFEFDEPFAALPSHRILALFRGEKEEVLDLSMEPDDGAEQDGPTPYEREIARRFEIADLGRPADRWLGEVVRWAWRTRVLTHLGIDLRLRLRQAAEDEAARVFAANLRDLLLAAPAGMRATMGLDPGFRTGVKVAVVDGTGKVVATDTIYPHQPQQRWDQAIVSLEKLVREHGVDLVAIGNGTASRETDRLAADLIQRHPDLGLTKISVSEAGASVYSASAYASRELPDLDVSLRGAVSIARRLQDPLAELVKIDPKSIGVGQYQHDITETKLSRSLDAVVEDCVNAVGVDVNTASAPLLTRVSGIGEGLAENIIAHRDGNGPFRSRAGLKDVARLGPKAFEQCAGFLRIPGGDDPLDSSSVHPESYPVVRRILESAGAELGTLIGNTRVLREIKPADFVDDSVGLPTVTDILAELEKPGRDPRPTFKTATFADGVEKIGDLKPGMRLEGVVTNVAAFGAFVDVGVHQDGLVHVSAMSKNFVNDPHDVVKSGDVVKVKVLDVDVPRKRISLTLRLDDEAGSERGERGGGERREGNRGRNGGGRPGGGNGNGGKGGSGKGGGQRKGRDSAPAGGAMADALRRAGFNNR, from the coding sequence GTGACGACGGCTGTGCATCAGAGGATCGCCGAGGAGCTCGGCGTGCGGGAGCGGCAGGTCGACGCTGCCGTCGGCCTGCTCGACGGCGGTGCCACGGTGCCGTTCGTCGCGCGGTACCGCAAGGAGGTCACCGGGGCGCTCGACGACGCGCAGCTGCGCACCCTGGAGGAGCGCCTGCGCTACCTGCGCGAGCTGGAGGAACGGCGCAGCACGGTGCTGGAGTCGATCCGCTCCCAGGGCAAGCTCGACGACGAGCTGGAGAGCCGGATCAACGCGGCCGACTCCAAGGCCCGCCTGGAGGACATCTACCTCCCCTACAAGCCCAAGCGGCGCACCAAGGGGCAGATCGCGCGCGAAGCCGGGCTCGAACCGCTGGCGGACCTGCTGCTGACCGATCCCGGCCAGGACCCGCAGACCCGCGCGGCCGAGTTCGTCGACGCGGACAAGGGCATCGCCGACGCGTCCGCCGCGCTGGAAGGCGCCCGGTCGATCCTCGTCGAGCGCTTCTCCGAGGACGCCGACCTGGTGGGCGAGCTGCGCGAGCGCATGTGGTCGAACGGCCGCGTGGTCTCCCGCGTCCGCGACGGCAAGCAGGACGAGGGCGCGAAGTTCGCGGACTACTTCGAGTTCGACGAACCGTTCGCCGCGCTGCCCTCGCACCGCATCCTGGCGCTGTTCCGCGGCGAGAAGGAAGAGGTCCTGGACCTCTCGATGGAACCGGACGACGGCGCCGAGCAGGACGGCCCGACCCCCTACGAGCGCGAGATCGCGCGGCGCTTCGAGATCGCCGACCTCGGCAGGCCCGCGGACCGCTGGCTCGGCGAAGTGGTGCGCTGGGCGTGGCGGACGCGCGTGCTGACCCATCTCGGCATCGACCTGCGGCTGCGGCTGCGCCAGGCCGCCGAGGACGAGGCCGCCCGGGTGTTCGCCGCGAACCTGCGGGACCTGCTGCTGGCCGCGCCCGCCGGGATGCGCGCCACGATGGGCCTGGACCCGGGCTTCCGCACCGGCGTCAAGGTCGCCGTGGTGGACGGCACCGGCAAGGTGGTGGCCACCGACACGATCTACCCGCACCAGCCGCAGCAGCGCTGGGACCAGGCGATCGTCTCGCTGGAGAAACTGGTCCGCGAGCACGGCGTGGACCTGGTCGCGATCGGCAACGGCACCGCGTCCCGCGAGACCGACCGGCTCGCCGCCGACCTCATCCAGCGGCACCCGGACCTGGGGCTGACGAAGATCTCGGTGTCGGAGGCGGGCGCGTCGGTGTACTCGGCCTCCGCCTACGCCTCCCGCGAGCTGCCGGACCTGGACGTGTCGCTGCGCGGCGCGGTGTCCATCGCGCGGCGGTTGCAGGACCCGCTGGCGGAACTGGTCAAGATCGACCCGAAGTCGATCGGCGTCGGCCAGTACCAGCACGACATCACCGAGACGAAGCTGTCCCGTTCGCTGGACGCGGTGGTGGAGGACTGCGTGAACGCGGTCGGCGTGGACGTCAACACCGCGTCGGCGCCGCTGCTGACCAGGGTTTCGGGCATCGGGGAGGGCCTCGCGGAGAACATCATCGCGCACCGCGACGGCAACGGTCCGTTCCGCTCCCGCGCCGGGCTCAAGGACGTGGCGCGGCTGGGCCCGAAGGCCTTCGAGCAGTGCGCGGGCTTCCTGCGCATCCCCGGCGGTGACGACCCGCTGGACTCCTCCAGCGTGCACCCGGAGTCCTACCCGGTGGTGCGCCGGATCCTGGAGTCCGCCGGGGCCGAGCTGGGCACGCTGATCGGCAACACCCGCGTGCTGCGCGAGATCAAGCCGGCCGATTTCGTCGACGACTCGGTGGGGCTGCCCACCGTCACCGACATCCTCGCCGAGCTGGAGAAGCCGGGCCGGGACCCGCGGCCGACGTTCAAGACGGCCACCTTCGCCGACGGCGTCGAGAAGATCGGCGACCTCAAGCCGGGGATGCGGCTGGAAGGCGTGGTCACCAACGTGGCGGCGTTCGGCGCGTTCGTCGACGTCGGGGTGCACCAGGACGGTCTGGTGCACGTCTCGGCGATGTCGAAGAACTTCGTCAACGACCCGCACGACGTCGTGAAGTCGGGCGACGTGGTGAAGGTGAAGGTCCTCGACGTGGACGTGCCGCGCAAGCGGATCTCGCTGACCCTGCGGCTGGACGACGAGGCCGGTTCGGAACGCGGTGAGCGCGGCGGCGGTGAGCGCCGCGAGGGCAACCGCGGCCGCAACGGCGGCGGACGGCCCGGCGGTGGCAACGGCAACGGCGGCAAGGGCGGCAGCGGGAAGGGCGGTGGCCAGCGCAAGGGCCGCGACTCCGCTCCCGCGGGCGGCGCGATGGCGGACGCCCTGCGCCGCGCGGGTTTCAACAACCGCTGA
- a CDS encoding MerR family transcriptional regulator: MAEYRIDDLARAAGTTVRNVRVYQDRELLPAPRREGRLAIYSDAHLVRLRMIINMLERGYAFAQIKEMLSAWEAGRSLAEVLGLEEVMGESWAEQSPRVFSLSQLREMFRGQLNQRNIRRALELNLLERWGARFVAPSPQLLDAGSELVHLGVPLEDVLDLAEQLQSDVDHVSATLVSLVRTHVLGDPSTAVWDESEVARYSDAVQRLRPLAMSALNAAAARSAERVIPEILGDKLIGLLQKNQPHT, encoded by the coding sequence GTGGCCGAATACCGGATCGACGATCTCGCCCGCGCCGCGGGCACCACGGTGCGCAACGTGCGGGTTTACCAAGACCGGGAACTGCTGCCCGCGCCGCGCCGGGAGGGCAGGCTCGCGATCTACTCCGACGCCCACCTGGTGCGCCTCCGCATGATCATCAACATGCTCGAACGCGGCTACGCCTTCGCGCAGATCAAGGAGATGCTCTCGGCCTGGGAAGCCGGACGCAGCCTCGCCGAGGTGCTGGGCCTCGAAGAGGTCATGGGCGAATCCTGGGCGGAGCAGTCGCCGCGGGTGTTCTCGCTGTCCCAGCTGCGCGAGATGTTCCGCGGCCAGCTCAACCAGCGCAACATCCGCCGCGCACTGGAGCTGAACCTGCTGGAGCGGTGGGGCGCGCGGTTCGTCGCCCCCAGCCCGCAGCTGCTCGACGCCGGGAGCGAGCTCGTGCACCTCGGGGTCCCGCTGGAGGACGTGCTCGACCTCGCCGAGCAGTTGCAGAGCGACGTGGACCACGTGTCCGCGACGCTGGTGTCGTTGGTGCGCACCCACGTCCTCGGCGATCCGTCCACGGCGGTCTGGGACGAATCGGAGGTGGCCCGCTACTCCGACGCGGTGCAGCGGCTGCGGCCCCTCGCGATGTCCGCGCTGAACGCGGCGGCGGCCCGCTCGGCGGAACGCGTCATCCCGGAGATCCTCGGCGACAAGCTCATCGGCCTGCTCCAGAAGAACCAGCCCCACACCTGA